The following nucleotide sequence is from Thermostaphylospora chromogena.
CATCCGCTTGGCGGTCCCCAGCTCGATGCCCTTCATCAGGCTCACCAGCACCGAATCCGGCGGGAGGTGGGGCACCCAGGCGGCGAGGTTCTGCCGCAGTGTCTGCGACGGCACCGCGAGCACCGCGAAGTCCGCCCCGTCCAGCGCTTCCGCGGGATCGGTGGTGGCGCGCAGCGCCGCGGGCAGCTTGACTCCCGGCAGATAGTCGGGGTTCTCCTGATCCCGGTCGATCGCCTTGACGATCTCTTCGCGTCGCCCCCACAGCGTCGTGCGGGTTCCCGCCTCGGTGAGGATCATGGCGAACGCGGTACCCCAGGACCCGGTTCCGAACACGGCAGCTTTGGTCACTTCTTCACCGTATGCCGTCGTCGCTGCTACTGACCGTCATTCTCGCCTGCCCGCTCTCCTCGGGTCGTACGGCACGTCCGGCGGCTTCTCGCCGCGCAGCTCGGCGAGCTGCCGGGTGACCGCCGCCATGATGTCCGACGTCGCCTCACGCAGCAGCGCAGCCGTCAGCGGCCGCCCCTCGTACTTCGACAGGTCCACCGGCGGCCCGGCGAGCACCCGGAACGTCTTGCGGGGGAACGGCCGGGGTTTCTTCGACCCGTACGGCAGCAGCTCCTGGGCGCCCCAGTGCGCCACCGGTATGACCGGCACGCCCGTGGTCAGCGCCAGCCGGGCGACGCCGGTCTTGCTCGTCATCGGCCACAGGTCGGGGTCCCGGGTGCAGGTGCCCTCGGGGTAGAACAGCACGCACGCGCCGTTCTGCAGGGCCTGCCGCGCGGCCGTCAGCGACTGCTGCGCCTCGGCCGATCCGCGGTGGACGGGGATCGCCCGCAGCCAGTGGACGATCTTGCCGAGCACCGGCACACGGAAGATGCCGGACTTGGCGAGGAACACCGGCCAGCGGCCGCTGTCGTACAGGTAGTGCGACAGCAGGACCGGGTCCGTCCACGACAGGTGGTTGGCCGCGATGATCACGCTTCCGGTGCGGGGGATGTGCTCCCGGCCGCGCCAGTCGCGCTTGATGAGGAGGAGCATCAGGGGTTTCAGGAGGACGACGGCCAGGGCTTCCCAGAACCGGGGGGGTCGTTCAGGGCGGCTCAATCGGCACCTCCACTTGATGCGGGCGTGTCGCGCCCCAAGTGTCCCCGCTGCCCGCGAAGACTGTCGAGGCGCGATGCTTAAGGTTATGCGGGTTGCGGAGGGCTTGAGCTGGTCCCTGGTGGTTCCGGTGAAAACGCTGGCCGCCGCGAAGACGCGGCTGGCCGCGGCCGCGGGGCCGCATCGCAGGGCTCTGGCGGTGGCGGTGGCCTGCGACACCGTGGCGGCGGCGCTGGTGACGCCGCGGGTGGCGCGCGTGCTGGCGGTGACCGCCGATCCGGCGGTGGCGGGGCCGCTGGCCGAGGTCGGCGCACGGGTGGTGGACGATCCGCTGGGAGGTCTCAACGCGGCGCTGCGCCGGGGGGCGGCGGAGGCCGTACGGCTGGCGCCCGGTGACGCCGTGGGCGCCCTGCAGGCCGATCTGCCCGCCCTGCGCCCGGCCGAGCTGGACCGCGTGCTGACGGCGGCGGGAGAGTTCGAGCAGTCGTTCCTGGCCGACGCGGCGGAGGTCGGCACCACGTTCTACGGCACGCTGCCGGGGACGCCGTTCACGCCGGGGTTCGGCGGCGAGTCCCGGGCCAGGCATCTGGGGCGCGGCGCGAAGGAGATCACGCTCGACGGCGTCCCGTCGGTGCGCAGGGACGTGGACACCCCCGCCGACCTGGAGGCGGCTCTCGCCTTGGGCGTCGGCCCCCGGACCGCCGCCGTGGCGGCCCGCATCCTCGCCGACGGGTCGCTGCCCGGATCGACGCGGGCGGGTTAGGGTGGGGGGCGTGCAGGCGACGGTTGGCGGCTTCGATCCGCAGACCCGATCGGGCTCGGTGTTCCTGGACGACGGTACGCGGCTGCCGTTCGGCGCGCGGGCCTTCGACGCGGGGCCGCTGCGGCTGCTGCGCCCGGGTCAGCGGGTGAACATCCGCGTGGTGGACGGCGAGATCACCGCGATCACCCTGTCCACCTTCCCGCTCCCCGAGGAGCCCGCCGGGTAACGCGCCTCCGCGGATCCCTCATCCGCCTACTCGGCGTTTCACGACTTTCACCGAAAACAGCGAGGCGCCCGGCTCCATAAGGGATCCGGGCGCACGATACGCCGGTACTACTTCTTCTTGGCGGCCTTTTTACCACCTACGTTGACCAATTCCTTGAAGTCCGATCCGGGACGGAACTTCGGAGTCCAGCTCTCCTCCACCTTGATCGGCGCACCGGTCGAAGGATTCCTCGCCGTACGAGCGGGCTTGTGCGCCATCTCGAAGGCGCCGAACCCCGTGATGGAAACCTTGTCGCCGCTCGCGACCGCCTGCTGAATGGCCTCGATCACCGCGTTCACGGC
It contains:
- a CDS encoding lysophospholipid acyltransferase family protein; amino-acid sequence: MSRPERPPRFWEALAVVLLKPLMLLLIKRDWRGREHIPRTGSVIIAANHLSWTDPVLLSHYLYDSGRWPVFLAKSGIFRVPVLGKIVHWLRAIPVHRGSAEAQQSLTAARQALQNGACVLFYPEGTCTRDPDLWPMTSKTGVARLALTTGVPVIPVAHWGAQELLPYGSKKPRPFPRKTFRVLAGPPVDLSKYEGRPLTAALLREATSDIMAAVTRQLAELRGEKPPDVPYDPRRAGRRE
- the cofC gene encoding 2-phospho-L-lactate guanylyltransferase, with the protein product MRVAEGLSWSLVVPVKTLAAAKTRLAAAAGPHRRALAVAVACDTVAAALVTPRVARVLAVTADPAVAGPLAEVGARVVDDPLGGLNAALRRGAAEAVRLAPGDAVGALQADLPALRPAELDRVLTAAGEFEQSFLADAAEVGTTFYGTLPGTPFTPGFGGESRARHLGRGAKEITLDGVPSVRRDVDTPADLEAALALGVGPRTAAVAARILADGSLPGSTRAG
- a CDS encoding HU family DNA-binding protein, coding for MNKRELVDAVAGRVGDRKTASEAVNAVIEAIQQAVASGDKVSITGFGAFEMAHKPARTARNPSTGAPIKVEESWTPKFRPGSDFKELVNVGGKKAAKKK